Below is a window of Humulus lupulus chromosome 2, drHumLupu1.1, whole genome shotgun sequence DNA.
GATTTTTTCAGAGGGTTACAGAGTAACATAACAGGATAACATTGTCTAGAAGCAGTAGTTATAAGATTCTTGATCATGGAATTTTCCAAGTTGATAATGACAAAGAACCCATTTtgggatatatttttttatataacactTGACATAGACGACCAAATCTTGGCATTTCTGATAATTTCAATGTGCATGGATGGAAGGATGTATAAATTGAAATTAGAGATAGAGGGGGTTCTTCTTAATTCTTAAACACCACAATTCCTAACTCTTTTGTCATTttgcttatttttttaatattaaatggTAGATCAATAATTTTATAATCAAGATTAGATGTTTACAAAATTTTATTAGCACAATTTGGGTTTGAttctttcaaaaattatataatagaAGAATCTGAAAGGTTCTTAGACATTTCATCCACCTACTCATCtaacatatttatataataatatatatagagagagaatgGAATGGAACAACAAGTACATCCTACTAGCTACTACCATTCTAGGTTTTGGTTAAGAGTATAAACTATAAATATAAATGGTGAACCGTTCCTTTTCACTGTGCTGATTTTGTCATAAATTTAAGTTTGGACAttctaaaaagaaaaataaaaggagaaTTAGTAATTTTAAATGCTTCCTCATTTTTGATATTGTCTTTAAATATctcataaatattaaaattagtattcTTTTACTCATAACTTCTTACCTTAATATGAATTTaccctataattttttttatctatcattaaatatcacataaattgataaaattatttcatttttacccttaaatttgacttttttttatcaatttaaatttttagcattaattttttatattcaagtattatttaaatattaagatttttatttttctactcctaaataacatgatattaaaaaatatttacacAAATAACTATTTACTTACGTAACAATATATGactaagtaaaattgattaaaaatacGAAACATATTAAACTACTTATAATTTTATCAACTAAATAATTTACCttagaaaattaaattaatgaataaccaaataaataatataaaaaaaattaaattgcttatttttttaattcttattttcatcaactaataatatatttgtttttgaaaaaacaaatattttaacaaactttcatttaatgttattattaaaaaaataacacaaaaccataacaaaattatataaatttggAAATTCTTtgagttttttccaaattaatattttcccaatttttttaaCTTCTAGCTAACAAATTCATTaataacattattataaataattgatctttattcaattttttctagccatttaattaattatataatcaacTCCTATAAATTATTGGTaaaaacttaatatatatatattttgttttaatttatgtaacggctaaatcaaaataaaatcagTTGCATGGtcaaatttagaataaaaataaattttaaaaataaaattaaaatcacTTTAtcatatatgtgatatttaatgATAGTTTGTGGGTAAATTCATATTAAGAGTAGTTAgggtaaaaaaatattaattttgtcatTTAGAAGTCATTTGGAGAGAAGGAGAATAAATTCTTACTATTAGCAAAAATATGAGAGCTCAAAATGActaattattcaaaataaaatgaaGGGACTACACTAACCGTTAAAGTAAGCCAGTACACTAGTCATCAGATCCTGACTCGCCATTTCTGAATGTTTTCATCAATTTATTTCATATTGATTATGTTTTGAATGTTGTGCACGCATAGGTACATAAgaaaaaggtcaatttttttttaatttttcttcgcAACTACGTCGTATATAATTGGAAAATTTTACTTTGAAGTTATgacattaattaattatatagaaTACGAAATGAGTTGATTGGTGGGTAGTGATGAGGAATATGATGCTTTGTTTTTAGCAATATTATTGTTTATGATATGAAAGGAaagaatgaatgaatgaatggGCTGGTAAGGTAAAAACATTGGCAAGTAGGCAAAAAGAGGGTTAAAACTCTTTTAAAAGAGAGAAAATCTGTCCATTTCCATAGCATTAGGAGATTTGAGGGAGAAGGCAAGAATGGAGTCATTGACCACAGATTTAGAAGACTTTGAAAACTCCGAAACAGCCTCCTCCTCTCTTAGCACTTATTACTATTTCATCTTTTCCTCTCACTtctttattaatattaatattatttaatctaattgcACCCACTTCTTCCTCGGCTTGGAATTCTGAACCGGCTCCTTCTCGCTGGTTGGTGGTGCCCAAAGCAGAAGACACAACACATACATACATACCCAGATCAGTTTCTGACCCAAGTAAGCCAAAACCCAACAAAAGTTTCCATTTTTTTCCTTTCCTTCTGTGTTTTATGGTTCTTTTGGAGTTGACCCAGTTGAGGATTTGGCTTGATTTGAGAATTCTAAATGCACCCATAGCAATATTTGCTGTGATTATGTTGGTTAACTAAGAGGTGTCACTGTGTACATCTTTGGTTCCTTTCTGTCTTCTGTATCATTCTTATCAATCAAATTTGATAGTCGGTGCTGCTGATGTAATTTTCATAGAGCACTCAATGTTTTGGTTCTTTAGGATTAAAATTCATTACAATAACATGCGTAGATATACTTGACtttgtaactttattttattattatttcatttgCAACTTTTCAAGTTCAATTTTGTTTTTCATGTAAACCCCCACTTAAAAGAACTAAtttttttccctttctttttaaCAGAAATTTGGTGAATACAACTGAAGATTTAATGAAAACTTCTCTGTTTGAGATCTAATTGAAGTATTGGCAAATCTAGTAGCGGGGGCCTAGGTGGTGCAGATTTTTGGTTGTTGGATTCAGAGAATTATATCAAATCTATTGAGTTTGTTGGATTTTTTTGAAGATGGCTGGGGTTCAAGACCAATTGGAGATCAAGTTTCGGTTAACTGATGGATCAGATATTGGTCCCAAAACTTTTCCTACAGCTACAAGTGTTGCAACCTTGAAAGAAAGTATACTTTCTCAATGGCCTAAAGGTTAGAGATGTTCTCTGATAGATATTAtttcttcaaaaaaaattatttagtctTTTGTGTGTGATCAGAAAATAAATCAAAACCAATAAGCTGTTATCTTTTCAGAGTTCTATCAGAAAATTACCATTATTCACTGTAGCCATATAGTTATTCTGAAGATTGTGTAACAACTCAAGGAAGTCATATGACCCAGATGGCTTCTCTTATCTTTCATTTTTATCTTTTCTTGGTTTATTTACTTTTCTGTTTTTCTTTTCGCACGGCTTTCTTGAGTGAATTTATCAAAGTGATCAATATGACATGAAATGGTAGATAGAAAACAGAGGGATAAGCAGTTGTTTTTGGTAGTGAATTACTAACATTCCTTATCAAAAGAGAATTGTTTTTCAGCAACAACACAATTCACTTAGTTTCCTGCTTATAGTTTTGAATATGAGACTATGTGAATGGTAGCAACAcgatataaggatggattcaaAGCTATAAGTTGCTTGAGAAATATACACACTTTAATCACCGAAATCATTGGATCAATGAGTGTCATGTTCTTTAAAGTTATTATCTGGACACTTCTAAAATTTTGTTAGCATACACTTTGCTAACTAAACATGAAATTTCTCTGTTTAAACAGAGAAGGACAACGGTCCAAGGACAGTAAAAGATGTCAAGCTAATAAGCGGAGGGAAAATATTGGACAACAGCAGAACAGTTGGGGATTGTCGTAGCCCCTTATGTGACATCCCCGGTACAGTTACAACTATGCATGTTGTTGTTCAACCACCACCACAGGAGAAAGGTAAACATTTTTTGCTTTCTCTTCTACTTTACTTAGCTGGAAAAGAATTAATTGATCATTGTTTGAAACTATATTTTTGGGTCTCTACTTGGGGCCTTGAGGGAAACTGGAAAAACAAGTTACTGGAAACCTTTCCTTAATGTTTTTGTGATCCTTCATATTACCAACTTCTTGATTAGGAAAAACACCAACTCGAACTCCAACCACTACATTAATCTACATACCTAACTTTAATCGTCTAATATATCATGGAGAATTAGCTTTTGCATTGGTTTATGGTATTTGATGCTTATTGTTGTTGATTAACATAACGAGCCTACTCATTTTGATATTTTCACTTAAACAGAAAAGAAAGTGACTAGCGAACTGCAGCAAAACAAGTGTGTCTGTGTCATATTATGATTGAAAGTAACAGTGGAATTGGGAATGGGAGTGGGAGTGGCATCATTTTTAGGTTGGTACTACTACAGATTGATTCATTGCCTAATCAATAATTTCATCTCAGATATTTGACTCACTTAATCTTATATAGATAAAGAGAGAAGTGGAGCTGGTAAAAAAGATAATCAAGTTGGTGGTGGTGGGGGGTTGCTGGTGCAGGGTTTGTATTTTGACTGAGGGAACCAATCCATGCTATATATAGGTGTTTTAATGTTGTTTGGTCAATGGTTTCCTCTTATAGCAGTTCAGTTGTCTTTCAAATTTCAATACCACTCTCTACATTTTCATTTATTTGTATCCCATTGGATTCTACAATCTTtgctccatttttttttcttcttttttcataATATACATATACTTGTCTTTCTTTTCAACTCTAAAACATTATGCATTCCTGCAACTGATTTTTTCTTtcgaatttttgagttttgaatcGGTTGTATAAAAGAAATATGATGTATATCATTGCTAGTTTAACTATGCAACTTCGGATTATATCACACttatgacatgcatgtttgtcTGAGAGAGAGGAGAGATCAGAATGTGAGTTGTCGTTTGCCGTTTCAGTCATTGGATTGTATTTGTATTGCAGCTGAGTTTAATTAACACTATGTTTTATAAAGTGGATGGAAAATAGGAAGGATGGAGAGTACGAGTGAGGATAGAGAGGAGCTATCCCTTCAAATTGTTTGGTAAAAGGACTAAAGAATTGGAAGGATATATTACTATTTATTTTTAAAGTTACTATATTGTTCTTTTAATTTTGATTGATGAGAGTCTATATGTTATTTTAAATGAGTTAGTTAAGAGAGtcaaaatccttccacaaatggAAGGATTCCATCCCTATGTTTGGTAGAGAAGTgagatgaaagaaaatagagGTGAGAAGAgtgaaaagaaaatatattttgagttcATGAGTTGTTTTGTAAAAAGGAAAAGTAGAGacaagagaaaagaagaaaaaaaatatatagtggtACTCAccaagtttttaattaaaaagaaaattgaagaaaaaagtcaaatacaaataaataaaagtaataatattatattaaaaatttgaAGAATAATATactaattttctttctttcttacaAAAATATATCTTCATTTCTTTGTTTATAATTCTGCATCTCTTTCCCGTATTCTTAATTCTTCCACCACGTTTCTCTCACAATTATTTTTTTTTGCCAAACAAAACAAATAGAATTTCACAATTCTCCCATGGAAGGTGCCTCTTAATTAAAAGGCAGAAGAAAGGAATGTGAAACATGTTAGATTTGCATATAAAATAAAGAGTTAAAGTAAAAGCTAGCTAGTCACCTCACCTCGGATCATGGTCACCTTTTTAATGCGCCAACCTAAGATTCTATAAATCCAAATAACAAGCACCTATCCAATCAACTATCGCATTGTAGCATCTCTAATAGAGTGCTATAAAAGTAGTGTATAACAATTTTTTAGCTAATCTTCATAAAATAGAATTCCAATGGTAGTcgtgtgccaaatttgacacatacTAAAAGTTGAACCAAATTTGACATAAAATATAGCATGAGACTTCTCGCCAACCGTCAAGTGGTAAAAAGCTATTTGGGCTCCTGGTCGATAACTCTATGTTCGACCAGACATATGTCGAACATGAGGACCACCTCGGAAATTGTGTTGGGGTCTGACGGTATGACACATGTCAATCCCTAGTGGTGGAAtctaggggtggcaatttggaTCACGACATGATGAcatgacacgacacgacacggcAATAAATGAGTTTgggtgacacgtttaataatcgtgttcgtgtttgagtttttgacacatttaataatcgtgtcatgtTCGTGTTTTCCTTAATCGTGTTGTGTTAtaatcgtgttgacccgtttaataatcgtgtcacgTCATAATCATGTCACACACGATAACACTAATAATTttcataggttttatgatttttttcatatagttatgattaatcgtgtcattATTGTGTTATCGTGCCGTGTTGTGTTGACcagtttaataatcgtgtcgtgtttgtgtttaccttaatcgtgtcgtgtcataatcgtgttgacacaaatctgacacgtttacacgaattgctAGCCCTAGTGGAACCCCTACGATTAGCCTACGAGGAGTAGGCTGTCAACTCAACAGGCATCTCGAGATAGTACTTTTCAAGGCGAGCCGTCGGAACTCGAGTACCTGTGACAAAGATTCGTCCATTGATTAAAATTTCGGAGGGTCTATTAAAACCCGTGATTCTTCCTCTCTCCCCTTTTACTAGAAATTCTTAAGCCATTTATGCATTTCTTCGAGTTGCAGACTCCCATTTTACCATAAAATTTCCCAACTTTTATCCACGTCTCGTACATGGAGCCAATCAACCATCCCAAAAGTTATGCGAGGATAATTAAAGTAGAAGGGCATTGGTTTATTCGTGTGAGGACTACGTACAAGACTTATCGACACTTTTTATCACGTAAGTCTCTTTTACCAGAGTTTTCTCTTTCAAGATTTTGTATATGGTCTAGATACTATCGATCTGCCCTAGTAGTCCCCACATGATATTTGTTTGTGATTTCAGAGGTTAAGGATTTCTAGGGTTTACTTCCCCCTTCTGGGTCTTTCCTTCGTTCTCTCTTAACCTTTTGCGAGCAGTATCCATTGTTTTTGCATGTTAACTGGAGTACCTTGTTGTTCCTCTTTTACCAAGTGCTTAACTGCTCGTTTATTTTTTTCGGATGTCTCGTGACTCTGAACTCGAAGAGTTGAGCGTACACTAGTATTATTCTTTCGACATAGAGGTTTTGTCTTTACTCCGCGACGAACCAGAAAATCACCCTGTTGAGGAATCTCCCATATTGAGGAATTTACGTTTACAGAGGGAGAGCCGAGAACGCGAGGACTTAGCCATATCAAGGTCAACCGCAACTCGAGAGTTTAGAGAGCTCTGTGAAGGAGGCGTCGGGGGTTCGTTGAACAAACTCGGGCTATCGCGACATCTAGTCCACCGTCTTCTTTAGTCGGAATGACTATAACGCTACCTGGTTCGATGGCTCGAGCTCCACAAGCCCAAGTAGGACCCTCAGCTGCCCTTCAATCTCTAGGCCTCACACTAGACCCTCTGGCACCTCCTGTAACAACCCAACGAATACAATACCAAAAACATGTGGAAATTAAAATTTTCCCTTTAAATCATTGTACCAAAAAtccataaaaaaaacttttaagaaAAGACTGTGTgcacacacttttagtttagcaaacaaaATTTTAACTACTCTTCCACAGAGTTATAACAAAACAAATgttataaaagaaataacaagcttccggctttttcttttcaaaatggcgttctatcaaaaacctccccaggtcaggccacatgtacatatctgcAAGCAGACTCCGACACTCACTGCTCCACTTtacttttgcacttacctacaacatgaataactaggtaagcgacatcgcttagtaagaatagccttacacacacaagtatactaaaaccTAGCAACGGGTCGACTTAAGGAAGATATAACTACCGATCACTAGGGTATGGGATAAGTCCCAACCCTACCATACAATTTTGCAAGTAATAAACATAACAAATATCAACACTTTGGTTGCACTCAAGAACCAATTTGTTTCATAACATaaataacctgcactcagaaaattcccagaacattcaatATAGATAACCATATCCGAATAAtaactttggttgtttctaacaaccgaGTTCACACCTAGcacaataacctgcactcagaaaattcccaaaacatacaatatatcactcatatcataatatcctgcactcagaagattctcagaatattcaagatatatttaacacacatcaTGACTAAGCAATTGAATTATCAGCAAGGGATCTGGGCCTTAATCCGGTTCCACCGttaatgtcctggctccaacccagactatatattCACAATGTCTTGGCTCCATTCCGGACTATATATTCACCATGTCTTGGCTTCTACCCGGACTATatattcaccatgtcctggctcctaCCTGGACTATATTCttaccatgtcttggctccaacctggactatatattcaccatgtcctggcttcTACCCGGACTATATATTCACCATGTTCTGGCTCCTACCCAGACCATATTCTTAccgtgtcctggctccaacccggactatattatgctaaggttatggcttcaacccaaacctacttaccatttagtcGCAAAATGCAAAAGCAGTGCAAGAGTGggtattaagcataccctggtcttaatgacccaaacaaaactagtgtaatctactgcTACTatcacacactagtatattcatgttatagcCAAGAAAGGGAAATGCTAagttacttggagtccttagatCCCAGCTAGATCTTTAACACCGTTATTTGTTTTCCCTTTTGTGATTACTGTTATTAATGCAGTGTACTTggattaaactatgacatattcttatagctaatattctatgatagctacatgaaataaatccttagagactctatactatagccttTTATACGCTTCACATTGTATAAGGCCGGATTTTGTTCTAGTCTTTATGGTGTCATAAGAAAATTGGCCTCACCACAACACACTCTCCGTGTTGTGCATTTTAATAATCTTTGAATAAAGAACTCTCTTAACagataactcgtattttggtttttaGAAAAATGAGTTTTAAACAACCCTTATCTTTataaaaataccaacttttcgctctcttacgaaagtttaccattttctatcatttactaAAATACCGCTTTTTGACGCTTTACAATTAATATCTTACAACGCAACCCctttctcttaaaggttctacaaaacctaaaatcccatttttaccatttttatccataacctaggatctcattttatgttatttttgaaaaaaagggCAATGGACCCTTAAATTATAAAATGGTgaaaatcaattttaattaacTTAAGTTGATTTGGGGgttggttaaatctccaaatccttatttatatttacaaggaactatttcttttcatttccaaaactttacttccactatttaatttaaagtggtaaagtctcatttttaaacttttg
It encodes the following:
- the LOC133817920 gene encoding membrane-anchored ubiquitin-fold protein 1, translated to MAGVQDQLEIKFRLTDGSDIGPKTFPTATSVATLKESILSQWPKEKDNGPRTVKDVKLISGGKILDNSRTVGDCRSPLCDIPGTVTTMHVVVQPPPQEKEKKVTSELQQNKCVCVIL